A genome region from Halarchaeum grantii includes the following:
- a CDS encoding putative zinc-binding protein, with amino-acid sequence MSNEYDDLPLVYSCSGCSSAAQMANDLAVRLDRERHAEMSCIAGVGGGVGPLVNTATSDRPMLVIDGCPLECARKSLENHDVTPDRHVNLAKQGVPKEYHTDYDDDQAEELFEDLRTEVEELEATATTST; translated from the coding sequence ATGTCGAACGAGTACGACGACCTGCCGCTGGTCTACTCCTGTTCAGGGTGTTCGAGCGCGGCCCAGATGGCCAACGACCTCGCGGTCAGACTCGACCGGGAGCGTCACGCCGAAATGTCCTGTATCGCCGGCGTCGGCGGTGGCGTCGGGCCGCTGGTCAACACGGCCACGTCGGACCGACCGATGCTCGTCATCGATGGCTGCCCGCTGGAGTGTGCCCGGAAGAGCCTCGAAAACCACGACGTGACGCCGGACCGCCACGTCAATCTCGCCAAGCAGGGAGTCCCGAAGGAGTATCACACCGACTACGACGACGATCAGGCCGAGGAGCTGTTCGAGGACCTCCGAACCGAAGTCGAAGAGCTCGAAGCGACCGCGACGACGAGCACCTGA